The Neomonachus schauinslandi chromosome 11, ASM220157v2, whole genome shotgun sequence genome contains a region encoding:
- the TBX10 gene encoding T-box transcription factor TBX10, which translates to MFSQGDSGNTGLAVREGFLEEEALKCHLKDESWLGGKGVRQTGGQEAFHPSSPAFLSAGLGALASSEPYTLPMTSSSWEPRLDSPFPSGPSTSSTGAQVVAEPSKQGPKNPRVSSVTVQLEMKTLWEEFNQLGTEMIVTKAGRRMFPTFQVKILGMDTLADYALLMDFVPLDDKRYRYAFHSSAWLVAGKADPVTPGRVHFHPDSPAKGAQWMRQIVSFDKLKLTNNLLDDNGHIILNSMHRYQPRFHVVFVDPRKDSERYAQENFKSFIFTETQFTAVTAYQNHRITQLKIASNPFAKGFRETDSDSWTVSPRALLSIPARSHSSLSSCLLKGPAEQEKDPSKALASNSRTSARTHHQLLSPTEALLAPATYQPLNYQGLYPAASSPLRIPRARPTPYPLPNIQADRDQEGLPLPARLGLLSPTAMCLGPVQDPQ; encoded by the exons ATGTTCAGTCAGGGGGACTCTGGGAACACAGGCCTagcagtcagggagggcttcctggaggaagaggcacTTAAGTGCCACCTGAAGGATGAGAGCTGGCTTGGTGGCAAAGGGGTGAGGCAAACAGGGGGACAAGAAGCCTTTCATCCTTCCTCCCCAGCCTTCCTCTCTGCTGGCCTTGGGGCACTTGCGTCCTCAGAGCCCTACACCCTGCCCATGACCAGCTCCAGTTGGGAGCCCCGGCTGGACTCCCCATTCCCGTCAGGCCCTTCCACCAGCTCCACAGGGGCCCAAGTTGTGGCTGAGCCCAGCAAGCAGGGCCCCAAGAACCCACGTGTGTCCAGTGTGACAGTTCAGCTGGAGATGAAGACTCTGTGGGAGGAATTCAACCAGCTGGGCACAGAGATGATTGTCACCAAGGCCGGCAG GAGGATGTTTCCCACCTTCCAGGTGAAGATCCTGGGCATGGACACACTGGCTGACTATGCCCTGCTCATGGACTTCGTGCCTCTGGACGACAAAAGATACAG GTACGCCTTTCACAGCTCAGCCTGGCTGGTGGCAGGCAAAGCAGACCCAGTCACGCCTGGTCGTGTGCACTTCCACCCGGACTCGCCGGCCAAGGGCGCGCAGTGGATGCGCCAGATTGTGTCCTTTGACAAGCTCAAGCTGACCAACAACCTGCTGGACGACAATGGCCAC ATCATTCTCAACTCCATGCACCGCTACCAGCCCCGGTTCCACGTGGTCTTCGTGGACCCACGCAAGGACAGTGAGCGCTACGCCCAGGAGAACTTCAAGTCCTTCATCTTCACGGAGACCCAGTTCACGGCCGTGACAGCCTATCAGAACCACCGG ATCACCCAGCTGAAAATCGCCAGCAACCCTTTTGCCAAGGGCTTTAGGGAGACTGACTCGGACTCCTG GACTGTATCTCCACGAGCCCTGCTCAGCATCCCGGCCCGGAGTCACAGCAGCCTCAGCTCCTGCCTGCTGAAAGGCCCCGCAGAGCAGGAAAAAG ACCCCAGCAAAGCTCTGGCCTCCAACTCCAGGACATCTGCCCGGACGCACCATCAGCTGCTGTCCCCCACTGAGGCTCTGCTGGCCCCAGCCACCTACCAGCCCCTCAACTACCAGGGCCTATACCCTGCAGCCTCAAGTCCCCTCAGAATCCCAAGGGCCCGACCAACACCATATCCGCTCCCCAATATCCAGGCTGACAGAGATCAGGAgggcctgcccctcccagctaGGCTGGGGCTCCTGTCCCCCACTGCCATGTGCTTGGGGCCTGTCCAGGACCCTCAGTGA